The genomic stretch attgaattttgtttttttatgacTTTTTAACCGTCTTTTATAGACTAACATTATCTTAGCTAGCCACTTTCTTAAAAATAGAGTTTTAATATATGTCTATATCTTTTTTCTTGCTCCTTCCTTAACGATATTCCCCATCTTTTTTCTATGTATTTATTTCTTTGAGAAGAAATACAACTTTCAAGATTGATGCTAAAATATATTGAATCGTCATATCGATCATTTGATAGAGGGTGTGGTTTTTgcctttcttttgttttgtttgtggtttttttttttttgctttttgtggGTAAATATCGACACACAATTAAACTAATGCCGTTGGTGTTTTTATAGCAATTTGATGGAATTCAGATTTATCTTCTTATATCGTAATCGATCAAGTGTCTCTAATTCAATCTCTAATCTATTGGATAGAGTTACATCTTTCACCATCAATGTATGGAAGTTgttcttttcaaattttaaataaaacgaTGAAAAGATATTGAAATATATTGAAATCcgaaggaaataaaatattaatgaggaaaaaagtaagtaaaataaatcaaattaaaattaaatgaataagaaATGTCTCTCCGGCTAACAACAATATATGTCTCTTATGAGTtagattaaaataatatatacatCTTCAGATCTTCTATCTAAGATACATTTGTCCCAACCATTTTTATggcataaaacaaaacatatatgGATAACGAATACAAAAATGGAATCCCGATAGGATAAACCTCCTATCGGGTTGATCGACGTCCGTAGATCGGCGATCGATAAATATCTGTCGCGGGCGAGTGCCCGACTCGCCCGTCGAGCTAGACGGTTTTCTCactttggagaagagaatgaacgataatattgatattcttgattgatttttcaaatgattacaataactcctatttataatgctaataactaacttaatgaacaagaaaacaaagatatggaaaagatatgcaaatcttaatttatctaactaataatgctcgtatcaactctcccgcggttgaaatccaccttgtcctcaaagTGTgaactacgacacaatgaagagAGTCGAAAACATCAGAAACCAAATCTGGTGCTGTGCGCGGAACatcttccgtcgggcagcggcgcaacttcggttcgagatggtgggaagGCATAACTAGTTGCTGTGCGCAGGtggattcccgtcgggcagcgacgtAGCTATGATTCGATCGGTGTAgctagttgctgtgcgcggtggATTCCCGTCAGGCAGCGACATAGCTGTGATTCGATCGGCGTGTTGGAAGGTGAGATcgcgatgaaagcaccaatttgataggaTAAACCTCCTATCGGGTTGATCGGCGTCAGTAGATCGCGATCGATAAATATCCGTCGCGGGCGAGTGCCCGACTCGCCCGTCGAGCTAGACGGTTTTCTCactttggagaagagaatgaacgataatattgatattcttgattgatttttcaaatgattacaataactcctatttataatgctaataactaacttaatgaacaagaaaacaaagatatgaaaaagatatgcaaatcctaatttatctaACTAATAATGCTCGTATCAAATCCACATAATCACTTAAAAAACTCCATGTATTATTGTATACAAATTCAAGCATCTTTTTGTGGATTGTCTAGTAGAATTCCTTTTTATGTGTGTGGGTGGGAGAGGAATTTTCATCTAATATATTTTTGAGTagtgataaatgtacataattgTACGTATATAATCGAACTTTTTTTTAACAGTTTACATTGAAAAtcgatttataaatattaattgatttaaaataaatttcatactaatcattttgcaacacttcaaaaaaatctgaaattttAACTAAGTATTGGTATATTtaaggaaattttttttttactaaatattgtataatcaATTCGAATCAAGATCGAAATCATGTTAAAATTTGACACAAAATTTTTGTATCAATTCTTTCTTATTGCTACATAATAATACaacaaataataaaactaatttttaattaaatttaaaaatctaaaagtattatgtatatgtacaattatgtacatttatcttttctctattttttgCTCTTAAATGATTTCGTgcatattttaatgtgtttgTTACGCAACAATCCAAATTTTGCGAGTAGTCAAGTGGCatgtttatttaaaattatgtatgATTTTCTATTTATAGTACCATCGcttaaataagataaaataacaTCCGTGTTATCCGTTTTATTGGAGTGTGTTGGACAATATGTAATTGAAAAGgcaataaaatcataataaaattttcaaagttTTTCTTTTCGATAAAAAAACAACCCTCAATCTAAACATAAAGATATTATCAACACATGAATGATGAAACAAACCAGACGACACGGCAAATAAAAGAATTCTCATCGTTGAGAAAGATAATACGACACATGATGTGACACTATTAATTGTTGCACTCACCAATTTAATCCACTTTGCTTTAGAATTTAAATACGCGATAATATACTGAAAATTTGAAACAATCTATATAtcttaaaataaacaaatacacATACCAACAATTTATATCGAAAACCATTAATctatttattctttctttaaaTATCTCATGTTACAATTTTGGAATATCCatcattaaatttttaattgtacttttatcatttttataaaaaaataatgtaggAGTTTCTTTTTGTAGTTGGGCACTTGTTGTGTCATAATATTGCATCATACGTGTATCAAAAAAGATGCAACCACGCTAATCACCGCAATTTACTTAAATAAGTGTCCAAAATGAGCATTTATCAGCAAATATTAAAAGGGTTCGAATAAATTAGCCGAAACGATAATCTAATTAGTTGAGGACAAATCCACCACGACTAGACATCTATTTAGATATTTTAAACTAAACTAATGATTAAATCGTGGAGTAAATGAGGATTTAGAAATTCAAATTTAAGATTAATAATCTCTAATTAATTAGAGTTGAGTAAATCCTAAGTAGGGACAAAACTTGGTTAGAATTAGTCGGCAATTAAACACTAGTATCAATTAAATGTTTTAAGGCACCAAATTGTATTTGTGATTCATTGAAACATAGAATGATAGAACAgaatttgagaaataaaaaGTAGATAGAGTGTtatcatatataaaaattaattagatgCTTTTTATCCGCCACTTGTTTGCATAAATCTAAGTTCTGTTATTAACACATAATTGTATACACACGCAGACGAATACACTCAAAAAATCGtatcctttttttctttattaaaggaaagaaaagagaaCCACACACACATATATCAGGAGTTGCTGTTTGTACTACGCatgtatatatacacacacatatataagaGGGGAGTGGCagctaaaaaaataacatagaAGAGGAAATTAGGTAAAACATATTTGCATGCCAATTTGCATGTGATATTTTTGTATTTACATGAATGAATGTTAATGTATATAGGTCTGGAATAAAGACGAGGGAGTTAGAAATGAAGATAACTAAAGAGAGTTTGGGGTTAGTGTTTTTGAAGGCGAAACCGTTTTTAGCAGTGGTTTTTCTGCAAGCGGGGCTGGCCGGAATGGACATCATCTCTAAGGCTGCCTTGAACGAGGGGATGAGCAACTATGTCTTCGTCGTCTATCGCCACGCTGTCGCCACCCTAGTCATCGCTCCCTTTGCCTTCATCTTAGACAAGTAATTTACACGTCCATTAGAGTTGCCTTCATCTCACACAACTaatcaactctatatatatttatgttacATCTTTtgttgtgttgtgtgtgtttACAGGAGATGGATCATgacatattttttcttaaatttagtATACTTAATTATATCAGTTCGCAAATACAATTATATCAGTTGAcatcacaaaatatacattttttttactcAATATAAGTTCGTTGATTCATGAATACTAGTTTCTAAATCTATATcaattttcaattcaatttcagTAGCTAATATATATTGTAATACCAACTAATATTAATGTATCAGAGAACCGATATTTTTTTCAGTTATcaaaattcttattttaaaaaagttCTCACTAGATTTAGTTCGCAAGCAATTAAGTTTAAGATCTTTTCATTATATATTTCTCAATCTAATTTGTATGACGTTTACTATTACACAGGAAAGTAAGACCAAAAATGACAATATCTACCTTTCTCAAGATTATGCTAATGAGTCTTTTGGAGTAAGCTCTCTATCTCTGTTACACGCACAAAACCATAAACTTCACCATTTTGACGTGACATATGTGACAAAAAGACATAAATTAGATTTGTACATGTATCATGTCAATTTATAGTGTTTGATCtgaataatataattttatacaACCTTATGTACATATTAAAGGCCAGTTATAGATCAAAATCTTTACTTCTTGGGGATGAAGTACACGACAGCGACTTTCGCAGCTGCGATGGCTAACGTTCTTCCGGCAATTACATTTGTGATGGCATGGTGCTTCAGGTAAGCCAGTTAACTAATATAGGCTACCTACTTGCTTTCctaattaactaactaattaGTGGTAATTTATTTGCATGAATTAAATGAGGCTTGAGAAGGTAGAGTTGATGAGCGTCCGAAGCCAAGCAAAAATATTGGGAACATTAGCTACAATAGCAGGAGCCATGATCATGACATTGGTTAGCGGCCCTAATCTTGACCTTCCATGGACCAGATCAGGGCACACGCACGATCTTCATCGTGTGCAACCTCAAATTTCTATTCAACACACAATCAAGGGTGCCCTCTTGATCACCATTGGATGCTTTAGTTGGGCTGGTTTTATGATTTTGCAggtaattaattgattaatcatagcttaattttgataattcaaacaataaagtgtagtattattaatttggataatttgGCTTAATTTGTAGGCTG from Salvia splendens isolate huo1 chromosome 4, SspV2, whole genome shotgun sequence encodes the following:
- the LOC121798976 gene encoding WAT1-related protein At2g37460-like isoform X2 → MKITKESLGLVFLKAKPFLAVVFLQAGLAGMDIISKAALNEGMSNYVFVVYRHAVATLVIAPFAFILDKKVRPKMTISTFLKIMLMSLLEPVIDQNLYFLGMKYTTATFAAAMANVLPAITFVMAWCFRLEKVELMSVRSQAKILGTLATIAGAMIMTLVSGPNLDLPWTRSGHTHDLHRVQPQISIQHTIKGALLITIGCFSWAGFMILQAVTLRTYPAELSLTAWICLLGTAEGAAVALVAEKGNAAAWAIKWDTSFLAAVYSGIFCSGIAYYVQGVVMKERGPVFVTAFSPLGMIIVAVLSSIIFSEKMYLGRVVGAGVIVMGLYFVVWGKQKDYKSSSMEVEEIPVKLSDASKSKLEVFTTNVDTDERLV
- the LOC121798976 gene encoding WAT1-related protein At2g37460-like isoform X1 — translated: MNVNVYRSGIKTRELEMKITKESLGLVFLKAKPFLAVVFLQAGLAGMDIISKAALNEGMSNYVFVVYRHAVATLVIAPFAFILDKKVRPKMTISTFLKIMLMSLLEPVIDQNLYFLGMKYTTATFAAAMANVLPAITFVMAWCFRLEKVELMSVRSQAKILGTLATIAGAMIMTLVSGPNLDLPWTRSGHTHDLHRVQPQISIQHTIKGALLITIGCFSWAGFMILQAVTLRTYPAELSLTAWICLLGTAEGAAVALVAEKGNAAAWAIKWDTSFLAAVYSGIFCSGIAYYVQGVVMKERGPVFVTAFSPLGMIIVAVLSSIIFSEKMYLGRVVGAGVIVMGLYFVVWGKQKDYKSSSMEVEEIPVKLSDASKSKLEVFTTNVDTDERLV